Proteins from a genomic interval of Nitrospina gracilis Nb-211:
- the crcB gene encoding fluoride efflux transporter CrcB, whose protein sequence is MQLVLLIGAGGFAGAILRFWVSGWIQNGLVTFPLGTLGVNFIGSFLLSLIMYLSEFKGVFTEETRVFLTIGVLGSFTTMSTFGYESFKLLEQNELGLFSLNVVGSVALALLGVYLGRLISVNL, encoded by the coding sequence ATGCAACTGGTACTGCTGATCGGAGCGGGCGGGTTTGCCGGCGCGATTTTACGATTCTGGGTGAGCGGCTGGATTCAAAACGGCCTCGTCACATTCCCGCTGGGCACGCTCGGCGTGAATTTTATCGGCAGTTTTCTTTTGAGCCTCATCATGTACCTGTCGGAGTTCAAAGGCGTGTTTACGGAAGAGACGCGCGTGTTTCTGACCATCGGCGTGCTCGGTTCCTTCACCACCATGTCCACCTTCGGCTATGAGTCGTTCAAACTGCTCGAGCAGAATGAGCTTGGCCTGTTCAGCCTGAACGTGGTCGGGTCGGTCGCGCTCGCCCTTCTCGGCGTGTATCTGGGCCGTCTTATCTCGGTGAACCTGTAA
- a CDS encoding DUF190 domain-containing protein, with protein sequence MKKETQAILLRIFIGEDDRHEGRPLYKHLVELFRKEGLAGATVLRGTDGFGKTSHYHTTSILRLSTDLPIVIEVVDTREKIDHILPKLEGIVTSGLITEEKVTIVFYEGDETKAG encoded by the coding sequence ATGAAAAAAGAAACCCAAGCCATATTGTTGCGCATCTTCATCGGGGAAGACGATCGCCATGAAGGCCGTCCTCTCTACAAGCACCTGGTCGAGCTGTTCCGCAAGGAGGGGCTGGCCGGAGCGACGGTCCTGCGCGGCACCGACGGCTTCGGCAAAACCAGCCATTACCACACGACGTCGATCCTGCGCCTGTCCACCGACCTCCCTATCGTGATCGAGGTGGTGGACACGCGCGAGAAGATCGACCACATCCTGCCGAAACTGGAAGGCATCGTCACCTCCGGACTCATCACCGAAGAAAAAGTCACCATCGTGTTTTACGAAGGTGACGAAACCAAAGCCGGCTAG
- a CDS encoding alginate export family protein produces MRQSNWIWFVVIAVILNGSSVWAAKDADRPAYNLSRYKEDYSFLRDASRRTDYLDSLKYIPLDKQGDFYFSLGGETRQHFEYIDNENWGAGSQDSNGWYLQRYLLHADFHAKDSFRLFFQLQTGTESGRAGGPRGVDEDRMDVNQLFADFKIPGSGASRFTLRLGRQEIIFGARRFFNYRERPNLRLSHDAAMLMWQDEATTVTGFVARPVQISRDFFDNNSGNEQSWWGLYGVHKTSWSFPANVDLYYVGLNFEAHRFDQGVANEIRHTVGARLWGKEGALDYDFEFVYQFGTFGDSQISAWAVASDTGYTVPFMGERSARFSVRADVYSGDNNASDGDLNSFNPMFPKGKHISQSAPVGLTNSYQLQPRITVKWDRHWSATASTMFVWRESLNDGVYSIGNGLLRTGQLSNARYVGTQQEVEIKYTFDRHLDVRAIYNHFEAGSFIEQTAPANDIVYWSGLLTYRF; encoded by the coding sequence ATGCGACAGTCAAATTGGATCTGGTTCGTTGTCATTGCAGTAATACTGAATGGTTCATCCGTCTGGGCGGCGAAGGATGCCGACCGGCCTGCCTATAATCTTTCCAGGTATAAAGAAGACTATTCGTTTTTGCGGGACGCCTCCCGGCGGACCGATTACCTGGATTCCCTGAAATACATCCCTCTCGACAAACAGGGGGACTTTTATTTTTCCCTGGGCGGCGAAACCCGCCAGCACTTCGAATACATCGATAACGAAAACTGGGGTGCGGGTTCGCAGGACAGCAACGGCTGGTACCTGCAGCGTTACCTCCTGCATGCGGACTTTCATGCAAAAGACAGCTTTCGCCTGTTCTTCCAGTTGCAGACGGGAACGGAGTCGGGTCGCGCAGGCGGACCGCGCGGCGTCGATGAAGACCGCATGGACGTCAACCAGCTGTTCGCCGATTTCAAAATTCCCGGAAGCGGCGCATCGCGTTTCACCCTGCGGCTGGGTCGGCAGGAAATCATCTTCGGTGCGCGCCGGTTTTTCAATTACCGCGAGCGGCCGAACCTGCGCCTCAGCCACGATGCCGCCATGCTGATGTGGCAGGACGAGGCAACGACGGTGACTGGGTTCGTCGCGCGGCCGGTGCAGATCTCACGCGATTTCTTCGACAACAATTCCGGCAACGAACAAAGCTGGTGGGGTCTCTACGGTGTGCACAAAACCAGCTGGAGTTTTCCGGCGAATGTGGACCTGTATTACGTCGGGCTCAATTTCGAAGCGCATAGGTTCGATCAGGGAGTGGCCAACGAGATCCGCCACACTGTCGGTGCACGGCTTTGGGGAAAGGAAGGGGCACTCGATTACGATTTCGAGTTCGTGTACCAGTTCGGCACGTTCGGCGATTCGCAAATCAGTGCGTGGGCGGTAGCCTCGGACACGGGGTACACCGTACCCTTTATGGGAGAACGCTCCGCACGGTTCAGCGTACGGGCGGACGTGTACAGCGGCGACAACAACGCCTCCGATGGCGATCTCAATTCCTTCAACCCGATGTTTCCGAAAGGCAAGCACATCAGTCAGAGCGCGCCGGTGGGCCTCACCAACAGCTACCAACTGCAACCGCGCATCACCGTGAAGTGGGACAGGCACTGGTCGGCGACGGCGAGCACCATGTTCGTCTGGCGCGAGTCTCTGAACGACGGTGTGTATTCCATCGGCAACGGGTTGTTGCGGACCGGGCAGTTGAGCAATGCGCGTTACGTCGGCACACAGCAGGAGGTGGAGATCAAGTACACCTTCGACCGGCATCTTGATGTTCGAGCCATCTACAACCACTTCGAGGCCGGATCGTTCATCGAGCAGACAGCACCCGCGAATGACATCGTCTATTGGAGCGGCCTGCTCACCTACCGCTTCTAG
- the gdhA gene encoding NADP-specific glutamate dehydrogenase, with translation MELSKFMEGFIKRNPGEPEFYQAVQEVATSVIPYINEHPKYIKSRILERLSEPDRIIIFRVCWEDDKGKYRVNRGYRVQHSNAIGPYKGGLRFHPSVNLSVLKFLAFEQTFKNSLTTLPMGSAKGGANFDPKGKSEREIMRFCQAFMTELSKHIGNNIDIPAGDIGVGTREISFLFGQWKRLRNEFTGALTGKGLEFGGSHIRKEATGYGCAYFMESMLKHRGDSIKGKTCIVSGSGNVAVFTAEKLMDLGAKVVTLSDSSGMIYDKDGLNEEKLEFVKDLKLFKKGRIAEYSDKFDCEYHEGKKPWGVKCDLAFPCATENELFQDDAKELIKNGCIAIAEGANMPCTPEAIRVFQEERMLYAPGKASNAGGVAVSGLEMTQNTTYMAWSGEDVDLLLKGIMADIHQQCINYGVVDGGYIDYAKGANLAGFKKVADAMMAYGVL, from the coding sequence ATGGAATTGAGCAAGTTCATGGAAGGGTTCATCAAGCGCAATCCCGGCGAGCCGGAGTTCTACCAGGCTGTGCAGGAAGTGGCGACATCGGTCATCCCCTACATCAACGAACATCCCAAGTACATCAAATCTCGAATTTTGGAACGTCTGTCGGAACCGGACCGCATCATCATCTTCCGCGTCTGCTGGGAAGACGATAAGGGCAAGTACCGCGTCAACCGGGGGTACCGCGTGCAACACAGCAACGCCATCGGTCCCTATAAGGGCGGCCTGCGGTTCCATCCGTCGGTCAACCTGAGCGTGCTGAAGTTCCTCGCCTTCGAACAGACATTCAAGAACAGTCTCACCACCTTGCCGATGGGTTCGGCGAAAGGCGGAGCCAATTTCGATCCCAAGGGAAAATCGGAGCGCGAGATCATGCGCTTCTGTCAGGCGTTCATGACGGAGCTGTCCAAGCACATCGGTAACAACATCGACATTCCCGCAGGCGACATCGGCGTCGGCACGCGCGAGATCAGTTTCCTGTTCGGGCAGTGGAAGCGGTTGCGCAACGAATTCACCGGCGCGCTCACGGGCAAGGGATTGGAATTTGGCGGCAGTCACATCCGCAAGGAAGCCACAGGTTATGGGTGTGCGTACTTTATGGAAAGCATGCTGAAGCATCGCGGCGATTCCATCAAGGGCAAGACCTGCATCGTGTCCGGGTCCGGCAACGTGGCGGTGTTCACTGCCGAGAAATTAATGGACCTCGGAGCGAAGGTGGTCACGTTGTCAGATTCTTCCGGCATGATATACGATAAAGACGGGCTCAATGAAGAGAAACTGGAGTTCGTCAAAGACCTGAAGCTGTTTAAAAAAGGGCGCATTGCCGAATACTCGGATAAATTCGACTGCGAATACCATGAAGGCAAAAAACCCTGGGGTGTGAAGTGCGATCTGGCGTTTCCATGTGCAACAGAGAATGAGTTGTTTCAGGACGATGCGAAGGAATTAATAAAAAACGGTTGCATTGCAATTGCAGAGGGTGCCAATATGCCCTGCACACCGGAGGCAATCCGTGTGTTCCAGGAGGAGCGCATGTTATACGCTCCGGGCAAGGCATCGAATGCAGGTGGGGTTGCGGTTTCCGGATTGGAGATGACGCAGAACACCACCTACATGGCTTGGTCGGGAGAAGATGTGGATCTGCTTTTGAAGGGGATCATGGCGGACATCCATCAACAGTGCATCAACTATGGTGTTGTGGATGGCGGCTACATCGATTATGCGAAAGGCGCCAATCTGGCGGGATTCAAAAAAGTGGCTGACGCGATGATGGCTTATGGAGTTCTCTAA
- a CDS encoding response regulator transcription factor, with protein MAKGKKLLLVEDEKHLAKGLKFNLEKEGYQVTIVEDGESALKEYEEGFYEMMILDLMLPGMGGLQVARKIRKTDYRFPILMLTAKSTDDDRTEGLEAGADDYLTKPFHLPELLLRVKGILRRKQWYQQVSQKEDVYRFDDMWIDFKTGKARGQDGEFYLTSKEIMIMNLLIANEGKPVSREELLEKVWGYAPDTETRTVDNFIARLRKHFEKKPQKPRFIQTVREKGYQFDVEK; from the coding sequence ATGGCAAAAGGAAAAAAATTACTGCTTGTCGAGGATGAGAAACACCTGGCCAAGGGGTTGAAGTTCAACCTCGAAAAGGAAGGGTACCAGGTGACCATTGTCGAGGATGGGGAATCCGCCCTCAAGGAATATGAGGAGGGTTTTTACGAAATGATGATCCTCGATCTCATGCTTCCCGGCATGGGAGGATTGCAGGTCGCACGCAAAATCCGCAAGACCGATTACCGGTTTCCCATTCTGATGTTGACGGCGAAATCCACCGACGACGACCGCACGGAAGGTCTGGAAGCGGGCGCGGACGACTACCTCACCAAGCCGTTTCATCTGCCGGAACTGCTCCTGCGGGTCAAAGGCATCCTGCGCCGCAAGCAATGGTACCAGCAGGTTTCGCAAAAAGAAGATGTGTACCGCTTTGACGATATGTGGATCGATTTCAAAACCGGCAAGGCGCGGGGTCAGGACGGCGAGTTTTACCTGACGTCGAAAGAAATCATGATCATGAACCTGTTGATCGCCAATGAAGGCAAGCCGGTGTCGCGTGAGGAGTTGCTGGAGAAGGTCTGGGGCTATGCTCCGGATACGGAGACGCGGACGGTGGACAACTTCATCGCGCGCCTGCGCAAGCATTTTGAAAAGAAACCGCAGAAACCCCGCTTCATCCAAACGGTTCGTGAAAAGGGGTACCAGTTTGACGTCGAAAAATAA
- a CDS encoding sensor histidine kinase, with amino-acid sequence MSKLRTLFHPIMVFIGVQIAWVFLMAIWINWYLKNRQDFQEFAQRLRPELFSPDLNWVILIEGCVLMLFILGGVMIMFVYYNKQARLNRMQSDFISSVSHELKSPLASIQLYLETMKYQKLSPEEARDFVETMLSDTERLSALIENILEASSPESKNMQLQLKPVEMKPFLEELVQSHRRQFEEKNCEAQLEIEEAPTLNLDRRAMRMVFNNLIGNALRYSSSGQPFKIRMHRQGKFCQIDFIDQGIGMDEKDRKKVFKKFYRVRNPQTQNIEGAGLGLYICHEIVKNHKGYIEVKSEGRDKGCMFTVLLPANGTVPVSSNHS; translated from the coding sequence ATGAGCAAATTGAGAACGTTGTTTCACCCCATCATGGTGTTCATCGGGGTGCAGATCGCCTGGGTGTTTTTGATGGCGATCTGGATCAACTGGTACCTGAAGAACCGTCAGGACTTTCAGGAGTTCGCCCAGCGCCTCAGGCCGGAGCTGTTTTCCCCCGACCTCAACTGGGTCATCCTCATTGAAGGATGCGTGTTGATGCTGTTCATCCTGGGCGGGGTGATGATCATGTTCGTCTATTACAACAAGCAGGCGCGCCTGAACCGTATGCAAAGCGACTTCATCTCCAGTGTGTCGCACGAGCTGAAATCGCCTTTGGCCTCGATCCAGCTCTACCTGGAGACGATGAAATACCAGAAGCTGTCGCCTGAGGAGGCGCGCGATTTCGTGGAGACCATGCTTTCCGACACGGAACGCCTGTCCGCGCTGATCGAAAACATCCTGGAAGCCAGCAGTCCGGAATCCAAAAACATGCAGTTGCAGTTGAAGCCGGTGGAAATGAAGCCCTTCCTGGAAGAGCTGGTGCAGAGCCACCGGCGCCAGTTCGAAGAAAAGAACTGCGAAGCGCAATTGGAAATCGAAGAAGCGCCGACGTTGAACCTGGACAGGCGCGCCATGCGCATGGTGTTCAACAACCTCATCGGCAACGCACTCCGTTATTCCTCCTCCGGACAGCCGTTCAAAATCCGCATGCACCGGCAGGGGAAATTCTGCCAGATCGATTTCATCGACCAGGGCATCGGCATGGACGAAAAAGACCGCAAGAAAGTATTCAAAAAGTTTTACCGGGTGCGCAATCCGCAAACCCAGAACATCGAGGGAGCGGGACTGGGATTGTACATCTGCCACGAGATCGTGAAGAATCACAAGGGATACATCGAAGTGAAAAGTGAAGGCCGGGATAAGGGGTGCATGTTTACGGTGCTCCTGCCTGCAAATGGAACCGTCCCGGTTTCCTCCAATCATTCGTAA
- a CDS encoding acyl-CoA desaturase has protein sequence MGEIREFNPKYRFSMANVYYFGFLHAMALLAVFPFAFSWSAVAVMLVLNWMTASLGICLGFHRYLTHRSFEMPKWLAYFFVFIGTLACENGPIKWVAQHRMHHASSDTDGDPHSAARGFWWSHIGWMFYVHSDFDDKQKLLDYTKDFNDDKFYRFMDNHFIKIQIAFGCLLYAIGGLPWVIWGIFVRVVLVYHQTWLVNSASHMFGYKNFKLQKDLSTNCWWVGMLAFGEGWHNNHHAFPSSARHGLHPWEIDPTWMVISLLRKLGLATNLKVVQLQPKESESDEYYQGEMVKQAA, from the coding sequence ATGGGCGAAATTCGAGAGTTCAATCCCAAATACCGGTTCAGCATGGCCAATGTTTATTATTTCGGCTTCCTGCACGCCATGGCGTTACTCGCCGTTTTTCCCTTCGCCTTTTCGTGGAGCGCCGTGGCGGTGATGCTGGTGCTCAACTGGATGACGGCATCTCTGGGCATCTGCCTCGGGTTCCACCGCTACCTGACCCATCGCAGTTTTGAAATGCCCAAATGGCTGGCCTACTTCTTCGTGTTCATCGGCACGCTGGCCTGCGAAAACGGCCCCATCAAATGGGTCGCCCAGCACCGCATGCATCATGCAAGCTCGGACACCGACGGCGATCCGCACAGCGCGGCGCGCGGGTTCTGGTGGTCGCACATCGGCTGGATGTTTTACGTGCATTCGGACTTTGACGATAAGCAGAAGCTTCTGGACTACACGAAGGACTTCAACGACGACAAGTTTTACCGGTTCATGGACAACCACTTCATCAAGATCCAGATCGCGTTCGGTTGCCTGCTGTACGCCATCGGCGGTCTGCCGTGGGTGATCTGGGGCATCTTCGTCCGCGTGGTCCTGGTTTATCATCAGACCTGGCTGGTGAACAGCGCCTCACACATGTTCGGCTACAAGAATTTCAAACTGCAGAAAGACCTTTCCACCAACTGCTGGTGGGTGGGCATGCTCGCTTTTGGCGAAGGCTGGCACAACAACCACCACGCTTTCCCCAGCTCCGCACGGCACGGCCTGCACCCGTGGGAAATCGACCCGACGTGGATGGTCATCAGCCTGCTTCGGAAACTGGGCCTCGCCACCAACCTGAAGGTGGTTCAGCTTCAGCCGAAAGAGTCGGAAAGCGACGAATACTATCAGGGCGAAATGGTCAAGCAGGCGGCGTAA
- a CDS encoding MgtC/SapB family protein, translating to MDIEWWIDGEVLLRLLLAIVLGGVVGLEREIHGRPAGFRTHIVVCLGATVMILGTEYYSQSMESGTILDVNRMSAGIITGIGFLGGGAILRESDMVRGLTTAGCVWFVAGLGIVIGKGIYPLALWATLFVFIMLFFFRFVGDWIPIDQYKAVVVQTSLTQYENVRRKCAEVFLHHGFSVEDIHFKLNKSRNEAEIDYRLSFKKGTDREAALIGISQIEGVLEVRG from the coding sequence ATGGACATAGAATGGTGGATTGACGGAGAGGTGCTGTTGCGGTTACTGCTGGCCATCGTTCTGGGCGGCGTGGTGGGTCTGGAACGGGAAATCCATGGCCGCCCTGCCGGGTTCCGCACGCACATTGTGGTGTGCCTCGGCGCGACGGTGATGATTCTCGGCACGGAGTATTATTCACAAAGCATGGAGTCGGGGACCATTCTCGACGTCAACCGCATGTCGGCGGGCATCATCACCGGCATCGGCTTTCTGGGTGGTGGGGCGATCCTGCGCGAATCGGACATGGTGCGCGGGCTGACCACCGCCGGGTGCGTGTGGTTCGTCGCCGGGCTCGGCATCGTTATCGGCAAGGGCATCTACCCACTCGCACTCTGGGCGACGTTGTTTGTATTCATCATGCTGTTTTTTTTCCGCTTCGTGGGCGACTGGATACCGATCGATCAATACAAGGCTGTGGTGGTGCAGACCAGTCTGACGCAATACGAAAACGTGCGGCGGAAATGTGCGGAGGTGTTTCTTCACCACGGGTTTAGCGTGGAGGACATTCACTTCAAGCTGAATAAAAGCAGGAATGAAGCGGAGATCGACTATCGGTTGTCGTTCAAGAAGGGGACCGACCGGGAGGCCGCGCTGATCGGTATCTCGCAGATTGAAGGGGTGCTGGAGGTGAGGGGGTGA
- a CDS encoding DUF2797 domain-containing protein produces MKVSGQLRKMRHEAGNPIRYFLDLDESPVAINPALDRQLTLKFTGRITCVECGRVIKKTYDEGYCFPCARDLPENAMCAVRPERCEHEKGNERDREFFETYCKVDHFVYLSLTSSVKVGVTRHWNIPSRWIDQGAVNGLVIARTPERKLAGQIEVALARHMSDKTNWRRMLKGEVDAVDLEIMRGQVYDWFPEDLRSYFLDNEPVQSLTYPVLEVPEKIVSHNLDKENTLSGRLTGIKGQYLIFDKRVINLRKYAGYHVEFDWNE; encoded by the coding sequence ATGAAAGTTTCCGGACAACTTCGCAAAATGCGCCATGAGGCGGGCAACCCCATCCGCTATTTTCTCGATCTGGATGAAAGCCCGGTCGCCATCAACCCCGCCCTCGACCGGCAGTTGACCCTCAAATTCACCGGGCGCATCACCTGCGTCGAATGCGGCCGCGTCATCAAGAAAACCTACGACGAAGGATACTGCTTTCCCTGCGCCCGCGACCTGCCGGAGAACGCCATGTGCGCCGTACGGCCGGAACGTTGCGAACACGAGAAGGGCAATGAACGCGACCGCGAATTTTTTGAAACGTACTGCAAGGTGGATCACTTTGTGTACCTGTCGTTGACTTCTTCCGTCAAAGTGGGTGTGACGCGGCACTGGAATATTCCGTCGCGCTGGATCGATCAGGGTGCGGTGAACGGCCTGGTGATCGCGCGCACGCCGGAGCGCAAACTCGCAGGGCAGATTGAGGTGGCGCTGGCCCGGCACATGTCGGACAAAACCAACTGGCGGCGTATGCTGAAAGGAGAGGTGGATGCGGTGGACCTGGAAATCATGCGCGGTCAGGTGTACGACTGGTTCCCGGAGGATCTGCGGTCTTATTTTCTGGACAACGAGCCGGTGCAGTCGCTCACCTATCCGGTACTGGAGGTTCCGGAAAAGATCGTGAGCCACAACCTGGACAAGGAGAACACGTTGTCCGGGCGGCTGACCGGCATCAAGGGGCAATACCTGATTTTCGACAAACGGGTGATCAATCTGCGCAAGTATGCGGGGTACCACGTGGAGTTTGACTGGAATGAGTGA
- a CDS encoding inorganic phosphate transporter, with protein MDLGTFLLAFAILACVYMACNIGANDVANAMGTSVGARSLTFRQAVLIAAVAEFAGALLVGGHVSDTVRKGMVDPSLFADEPIDLVLGMISALVAAAIWLHVASYLGWPVSTTHSIIGAVVGFGLVARGMVAVKWAKVGSVVLSWIVSPVMGGIVAFLIFRFITVKIFDKHNAVASAKRVVPFLVFLVFVILANSMVYKGLKNLHLNLGFTRALTISLIVGAIAFLVAKALVQKVVVPPADDINRQFQTTEYIFKFLQIITAFYVAFAHGANDVANAVGPLAAVVSILNDGEIHMKVEMPIWILAMGGTGIVFGLLVWGARVMETVGKRITEITPSRGFSAEFGAATVVLVCSKMGLPISTTHTLVGSVIGVGLARGLASLNLNIIKQIVVSWFATVPFTAVLAMMLYEILTMFLG; from the coding sequence TTGGATTTAGGCACGTTTTTACTGGCCTTTGCTATTCTGGCCTGTGTGTACATGGCATGCAACATCGGCGCAAACGATGTGGCGAATGCCATGGGCACCAGTGTGGGCGCGCGTTCGCTCACGTTCCGTCAGGCAGTGTTGATTGCCGCCGTCGCGGAATTCGCCGGGGCGTTGCTGGTCGGCGGCCACGTTTCCGACACCGTGCGCAAGGGCATGGTGGATCCTTCCCTGTTTGCCGACGAGCCGATAGACCTGGTGCTGGGCATGATCTCCGCGCTGGTGGCGGCGGCCATCTGGCTCCACGTCGCGAGCTACCTCGGCTGGCCGGTCTCCACCACACACTCGATCATTGGCGCGGTGGTTGGATTCGGCCTCGTGGCGCGGGGCATGGTGGCGGTCAAGTGGGCCAAGGTCGGCTCCGTCGTGCTCAGTTGGATTGTCTCGCCGGTGATGGGCGGCATCGTGGCTTTCCTGATATTCCGTTTCATCACCGTCAAAATTTTTGACAAGCACAACGCCGTCGCTTCCGCCAAGAGGGTCGTTCCTTTCCTTGTGTTTCTGGTTTTCGTGATCCTCGCCAACTCCATGGTGTACAAGGGACTCAAAAACCTGCACCTCAATCTGGGCTTCACCCGCGCGTTGACCATTTCCCTCATTGTCGGAGCCATCGCTTTTCTGGTGGCGAAGGCGCTGGTCCAGAAGGTGGTGGTGCCGCCTGCCGACGACATCAACCGTCAATTCCAGACCACAGAATACATATTCAAATTTTTGCAGATCATCACCGCGTTTTACGTGGCCTTCGCGCATGGCGCCAACGACGTGGCCAATGCAGTGGGACCTCTCGCCGCGGTGGTGTCCATTTTAAATGACGGGGAAATCCACATGAAGGTGGAGATGCCCATATGGATTCTGGCGATGGGGGGGACGGGTATCGTTTTTGGCTTGCTGGTCTGGGGAGCGCGGGTGATGGAGACTGTGGGCAAGCGCATTACGGAGATCACACCGTCCCGCGGATTTTCCGCCGAGTTTGGCGCGGCCACGGTGGTGCTGGTCTGCTCCAAGATGGGGCTTCCCATCTCCACCACGCACACGCTGGTGGGTTCCGTCATCGGCGTCGGGCTGGCGCGCGGTCTGGCCAGTCTCAATCTCAACATCATCAAGCAGATCGTCGTCTCCTGGTTCGCCACCGTTCCCTTCACCGCGGTGCTGGCGATGATGCTGTACGAAATCCTCACGATGTTCCTGGGCTGA
- a CDS encoding TIGR00153 family protein, with protein sequence MRSILSMFAKSPFKPLVSHMEMVRSCVDQVQPLFTAQLKGQFDKVGEMAEKIVRLEHEADTIKSDIRNHLPQGIFLAVDRRDFLHLLSAQDDIADAVEDLAVLLRIKNLKTTEAMKGPLTELVDHVANIAQKSCDLIHELNALLEASFGGMEAEKVEKGCHKLAELEWEADRKQFQFAKTLFAQGDELSSADLLLWNEVSKKLGGVADKSEQIGKVLRIFLAK encoded by the coding sequence ATGCGTTCCATCCTGTCGATGTTCGCGAAGTCGCCGTTCAAACCCCTGGTCAGTCACATGGAAATGGTCCGTTCCTGCGTGGATCAGGTTCAGCCCCTGTTCACTGCGCAGTTGAAGGGGCAGTTTGACAAGGTGGGGGAAATGGCCGAAAAAATCGTGCGTCTGGAACACGAGGCAGACACCATCAAAAGCGACATTCGCAACCACCTGCCGCAGGGGATTTTCCTGGCGGTGGACCGGCGCGACTTTCTGCACCTGTTGTCCGCCCAGGACGACATTGCCGACGCGGTGGAAGACCTGGCGGTTCTGCTTCGCATCAAGAACCTCAAGACGACGGAAGCGATGAAGGGTCCGCTCACGGAACTGGTGGACCATGTCGCGAACATTGCCCAGAAAAGCTGTGACCTGATTCACGAGCTGAACGCCCTGTTGGAAGCTTCATTCGGAGGGATGGAGGCGGAAAAGGTTGAGAAGGGCTGTCATAAGCTGGCCGAACTGGAGTGGGAGGCTGACCGCAAGCAGTTTCAGTTTGCCAAGACGTTGTTCGCGCAGGGCGATGAGTTGAGTTCCGCCGATCTCCTTCTGTGGAACGAGGTCAGCAAAAAGCTGGGCGGGGTTGCCGACAAATCGGAACAGATCGGCAAAGTTCTGCGCATATTCCTGGCCAAATAA
- a CDS encoding S1/P1 nuclease has product MLSASRTSWVGLLTGGLLAVAGAAAPGWAWGPEGHRIVAHLAELRLDTAVRNTLERDFNIKHLASIANWADAIKKQPGAPDVLHYTNIAEGEWVYVQSRDCPRRNCVTEKIVEYRDILADRTRPREEREEALRFLVHLVADVHQPMHMGNARDRGGNEIAVRIGNRHTNLHALWDSGLIALGGRSLLQYARSLHAGLTVQEAAQWDGGDPVAWTNESRELVLKYGYALSKDRQGRLTRHYLKGGRRVIEMQLKKAGVRLASLLNQILK; this is encoded by the coding sequence ATGCTGAGTGCTAGCAGGACGAGCTGGGTGGGCCTTCTCACCGGGGGCCTCCTGGCAGTGGCCGGGGCGGCGGCGCCCGGTTGGGCGTGGGGGCCGGAAGGTCACCGCATCGTCGCTCATCTGGCGGAGTTGCGGCTGGATACCGCCGTCCGCAACACCCTCGAACGAGATTTCAATATAAAGCATCTTGCCTCCATTGCCAACTGGGCGGATGCTATCAAAAAGCAACCCGGCGCGCCGGACGTGCTCCACTACACCAATATCGCCGAAGGCGAATGGGTTTATGTGCAAAGCCGCGACTGTCCGCGGCGCAACTGCGTCACCGAAAAAATCGTTGAATACCGGGACATTCTGGCCGACCGCACCCGCCCGAGGGAGGAGCGCGAAGAGGCGCTCCGGTTTCTGGTGCACCTGGTGGCGGACGTGCACCAGCCCATGCACATGGGCAATGCGCGCGACCGGGGTGGCAATGAGATCGCCGTCCGCATAGGCAACCGCCACACCAACCTGCACGCGCTGTGGGATAGCGGGCTGATCGCCCTTGGTGGGCGTTCTCTGTTACAATATGCCCGCTCGTTGCATGCGGGGCTCACTGTTCAGGAGGCCGCGCAGTGGGATGGCGGCGATCCCGTGGCCTGGACCAACGAGTCGCGCGAGCTCGTCCTGAAGTACGGGTACGCGCTGTCTAAGGACAGGCAGGGACGGCTGACCCGCCATTATTTGAAAGGCGGGCGGCGGGTGATCGAAATGCAGTTGAAAAAAGCAGGCGTGAGGCTGGCCTCCCTCTTGAACCAAATTCTCAAATGA